One Polycladomyces subterraneus genomic region harbors:
- a CDS encoding acyltransferase — METRIREADFIKGIAILGVILIHVTAFSLRDTVPTTDGGIYLAINQISRFSVPVFFMLSGLFLFHRYYGSGFSMTRFMKKRARFILVPYLIWSVFYVAYAWTFHPETAPHTAEDFVMALLTGRAYYHLYFVFVMVQFYLILPVLFWGFRRFGGLTMVALALMVYALSEAMTWWDGAGRPEWSEEYTENAISLFPTWLFYFCLGGWLGQRVDRLKRMIDRLSTTGVSLIFGSMVILTLAESFFRRRFGFYNFTVSIYSITSLILWFQLGERWKRSWVAVLGRYSYGLYLVHPFLLNLLSRVTPHLFPEASWQEFSFMLVAVTGLSWMMVWVISQMPYGELLKGK; from the coding sequence ATGGAAACACGAATCCGGGAAGCTGATTTCATCAAGGGGATTGCCATCCTCGGGGTCATTTTGATTCATGTGACAGCATTCAGTTTGCGGGATACAGTGCCGACTACCGACGGCGGTATCTACCTGGCGATCAACCAGATCAGCCGGTTTAGCGTACCCGTTTTCTTCATGCTGTCGGGATTGTTTTTGTTTCACCGGTATTATGGCTCCGGATTTTCAATGACACGATTTATGAAAAAGCGCGCCCGTTTCATCCTGGTTCCCTATCTCATTTGGTCCGTATTTTATGTTGCGTACGCGTGGACATTTCATCCCGAGACGGCGCCGCATACAGCGGAGGACTTCGTGATGGCGCTGTTGACGGGGCGCGCTTACTATCATCTCTATTTCGTGTTTGTGATGGTGCAGTTTTACCTGATTCTGCCCGTCCTGTTCTGGGGCTTTCGCCGGTTCGGCGGTCTCACCATGGTGGCTTTGGCACTGATGGTGTATGCACTATCGGAAGCGATGACATGGTGGGACGGCGCTGGTCGTCCAGAATGGAGCGAGGAATACACGGAAAACGCGATTTCTCTGTTTCCGACGTGGCTTTTTTATTTTTGTCTGGGCGGGTGGTTGGGCCAACGAGTAGATCGGCTGAAACGGATGATCGATCGATTGTCGACGACGGGCGTCTCTCTCATCTTTGGATCAATGGTCATCCTGACGTTGGCCGAGAGCTTTTTTCGCAGGCGGTTCGGTTTTTACAACTTCACTGTCTCGATTTATTCCATCACTTCATTGATCTTGTGGTTTCAGCTGGGGGAACGGTGGAAACGGTCGTGGGTCGCGGTACTGGGGCGATACTCCTACGGGTTGTATCTCGTCCACCCATTTTTGCTCAACCTGTTGAGCCGCGTTACGCCGCATTTGTTTCCTGAAGCTTCCTGGCAGGAGTTTTCGTTTATGCTGGTGGCGGTGACGGGACTGTCTTGGATGATGGTGTGGGTGATCAGCCAGATGCCGTACGGTGAGTTGCTGAAAGGGAAGTGA